The sequence below is a genomic window from bacterium.
CCGAATAGAGCCTTGAATCAATCGCACTGAAGTGGCCTTGTTGGGTGTCGGTGGAGAAGCCTTGTAACTCCTTCATCTCACACTCACAGGGCCATTTCAATGTCCGGCGTTCACCTCACAACGACGGATTGGGGCTAGCTGCCCAGGCTCTTGACGATCACCTCGGAGAGCGGCGTCGAGTGCATCGCTTCCATGTCTCCGTAGAGGGGCAGCTCTTCGACCGTACGCTTCAAGGCCTCGGGCGATCCGTAGAGCCGGGAGGGGTCCGTGTAGTCGAGAATGTCGCGGAAGCGCTCGGCCACGATGGCGCGGATCGGTGGTGATCCCGGGGTCAGGACACGCGCAACCGCGTTGCGAACGTATTCCCAGCGCAGCGGGTGCAGCTCAGCCGAGGCGGGCGTATGCACCACGTGCCAACCGTGGTAGAACGCTTCGTCCGAGAGGCGTTCCGGCTTCGGAAACCAGGTGAAGTGGGTCACTCCCGGGCTCGGCGCGCCATCTGCCCAATCGCGATCGAGACAGGGCTGCGGAACCGACTCCGTGACGAGATAGCCATCCAGACGAACCGATTGCTCACGAAGGGCTTCCTCCACCGGGCCGCGATCGTCCAGGGATTGCATCCACACCGCCACCGCAGCGGAAAGCGTGGCGCCCTCTCCCATCAGCAGGGTCGGCTTGGGAATCGCCTGCTGGGTATCGGCGACGCTGACATTCAGTGCGCAAGCACCTGCGGCCAGAATGCGCTGAGCGACTTCCTCCAGGAGATGTTCGCGGTAAGCCTCGATCGTCAGCCCATCGCGCTTCCAGCTGAGGTAGATCAGCTTCTCCAACGTTGGCTCCCTTCGATCGCCCTGGATACGACGCGAGGCGATTCTATGGGAGACGGCCCTTCCCTGCCGCGGTGAAATCACGCCTTGTCGATCCGGCCCCGGCAGCCCACCTTCCTGTCGTGCCCATCTTGATGCTCGCCAGCCTGCTTCTACTCGCGCCCACGGCTGGGGCTGCCGACTCCCTGGTTCCCCTGCCCTCGCAGCCAGCGCAGACCGCCTGGCCAAGCGATGCCTGGCCGGAATCGGAACTCGCACCCAGCGTCGATGCGGAGGCCCTGGCTGCGGCGGTCGAGACGATCTTCGAGAGTCAGCCAGCCGGGGGGCCCCCGGACGCCCGCGCCGTGCTGATCGTCCAGGGCGGCGAGATCGTCTTCGAGCGCTACGCCGACGGTTTTGGCCCGGATTCGCGTTTTCATTCCTGGTCGATGGCCAAGAGCTTCGTGCAGGGCCTCGTCGCGCTCCTCGTGCGCGACGGCCGGCTCGAGGTCGACGCTCCAGCTCCGGTGCCGACCTGGAGCGAAGCCGACGACCCTCGTCACCGCCTCACCCTTCGCCAGCTGCTCAACATGACCACCGGGCTCGACAATGCAGACGGCGGCGACGACCCCCAGGCCTTCGTCGGCCAGCTCCTGTTCGGCCCGAACGCGCAAGATATGGCGGGCCACGCGGCCAACGTTCCGTTCCTGCACGACCCCGGGACCCACTGGGCTTACTCGACGGGAACCAGTGCAATCCTCGGCGGCATCGTCTCACGGCTTACGGGCCCCGGCCGCGAAGCCACCAGGGCTTGGATGGAAAAGGAGCTGCTCGACCCGCTCGGCATCAAGAGCCTCGTCGCCGAATCCGACAGCCGCGGCCAACTGGTGGGTGGCAGCCACGTCTGGGCGACAGCGCGAGATTGGGCGCGCCTTGGCCTGCTCTACCTGCGCGATGGCGAATGGGACGGCCAGCGCATCCTGCCGGCAGGTTGGGTGGACTTCACGCGCACCCGCGCACCGGTCGACAACAACGGAACCTACGGCGCCCACTTCTGGCTGAATCTTCCAGCCCGCGAAAAGCAATTCGATCCTCTGCCCGGCGCACCGAGCAGTGCGTTCCAGATGAGCGGAAACGGTGGCCAGTACGTCGCGCTCGTTCCAGGACGCGACCTGATGGTTCTGCGCCTCGGCGAGATGATCGCAACCGATTGGCTCAGGATGGGCGCCCAGATGGCCGCGTTGGTCGCCGCCTTCCCCGCACAGGCCGCGCCGTGAAGCGCCTGCTCGTGGGCTTCTTGTTGATCGCCGCAGGCGCAGGAGCCTGGTACCTGCCGCACCTGCGCACCATGACCGAGGTAGGCGCCGGCTACGTGGCCAAGCAGGCCTGCTCGTGCGTCTTCGTAGCGGAGCGCAGCCTCGCCTCGTGCCGGGCAGACATGCTGGCATCGATGGAATCCATCGAAGCCGAGGTGCTCGTGTCAGGCGAAGGCGTACGCGCCTGGGTGCCACTCCTGGCCGATCGAACTGCCCTCCACGAAGCCCCCTACGGCTGCACCCTGGGTCCCTAGCAGCTTCTCAGGCGCGGCAGCCGACGCTCCGATGAAGCCCGCATGGGGGAGAAACCGTTTCCGGGGGCCACGCCCGTGGTCCTGCTGGCGAGCCGCGACCCGGAGGCAGCGAAGTGGCTCGATGATGCGGTCCGCGGCGATCTCCAGATCCGGCAGGTCGCCCCGTGTGATCTGGGCAGCGGAAACGCCTGGATCGACGCACCCGTGGCCATCGCCCACCTTCGGGAAGCCGACGGGCCTGGGGCACTCGACGCGCTGTTGGCGCTTCGCGAGCTACCCCTCGCCGAACGCGTCATCCTCGTATCCGATCTGTGCGACGTTGCCGAACTCGCTCGTGGGCTCGACAAGTTGCAACCGGTCGCATGGTTTCAGGACCCGCCTCCCGCACCGGCCTTGAAACGCGCATTGCAGCTGGCGGTACCCGCCCAGCCCGGTGCCGGCGCGCGCCAAGGGCAGCGTCCGACCAAGGCACTGCTCGGCGTGAGCGCCTCCTTGCGCGAAGTCACCGAAGAAATCCGGCGCATCGCGCCGACCCAGACCTCCGTTTTGATCCTCGGGGAGACAGGCACCGGCAAGGAACTCGCCGCTCGCGCCGTGCACGAGCAGAGCCTTCGGGCCAGCGGGCCCTTCGTCGCAATCAACTGCGGTGCTCTTACGGAGACGCTTCTCGAGAGTGAACTCTTCGGCTCCTTGAAGGGAAGCTTCACCGGCGCCGATCGGGATCGCACGGGCCTCTTCGAGCAGGCCGACGGCGGAACCCTCTTCCTCGACGAAATCGGCGACACCACGCCGGCGCTCCAGACGAAGCTTCTTCGGGTCCTGGAGGAGCGCGAGGTACGCGCCATCGGTGGCTCCGAATCGAAGCCCGTGGACGTGCGGATCGTTTCGGCGACCCATCGCGATCTGCCGGCTGCCATCGAGAGCGGCGAGTTCCGCCAGGATCTCTACTACCGCCTCAATACGCTGACCCTGGCGTTGCCGCCCCTGCGTCGCCGGCGGGTCGACATCCCCTTCCTCGCCCAGCATTTTGCCGAGGCCTTCGGGGAAGAGAACGCCCGGCAGATCACCCTCAGCGAAGACTTCCTCGACGCGCTTGCCACCTACGAGTTCCCGGGCAACGTGCGCGAGCTTCGCAATGCCGTCGAACGGGCGATCGCGCTCACCGGGCCGGGCGAGGATGTTCCCGCCTCGGCGTTGCAACCCGCCCAGGGCCTCACGGCGCCGCCCGGAGGCACCGGTAGCGGTAGCCTTCGTGAGCAGGTGGAGCGCCTCGAGGTAGAGCTGATTCGCCGGGCGCTCGGCGCCAACGAAGGCAACAAGACCCGCGCCGCGGAAGACCTCGGCCTCTCTCGCGTTGGCCTGGGCAAGAAGATCAAGCGCTACGGGCTGTAGACGGCACCCCGGTTGTCGGCGCTGCCGACACCCAGGTTGTCGGTGCTGCCGACAACCTGGTTCGCGTGCCAGAGAGCCATTCGATGTCGGCCAGTTCCGCCTCCACCTGCGCACACGAGACGAGCCCGGCGACGAATCGCGGCAGCGGAGGCGGAGCCTTCCTCGGGAGCCCTTCGTGGAAGTTCGGGCTTGTTGGACCGAAGCTGCCTATGGCACACGCCTTGCTCTACAAGGGATCACGAACCAACGAGTTCCCCCCCAAGAGCCCCCCCGACGGACCCGGCCGCTCCTCCAGGCGGCCGGGTCCACCCCTTTGTCACACCCACCCGTTTTTCGGGGGACGTGTGGATCCCGTCAGCACGCGGCTTCGTCTGCTTGGAGACCCCGCGTATACTCCGCCGCCCATGAGTCTCTCCGAGCCGACCGTCGACGCGGCCCGCCTTCTCGCGCGCGGCCAGCCCGTTCACACCCGGACTTTCGTGATCGAGGTCTTCCGCGAAGACGCTGACACGCTGCGGGCGGAGGGCGAGATCCTCGACTTGCGCAAATGCGGCTTCGTACCAGGCGCGGGAGACTTGCAGACCGCCGGCTTCATCCACCAGATGAAGATCACGGCCTGGCTCGGCGCAGGAGACCGGGAACTCCACCGGCTCGTGGTCGACCAGCCCAAGGTCGCCTACGAGGCGGACGCGGAGACGACCCGCGGCGAGTGCTGCCGAGACCCGGCTCCAAGACTCCAAGCTCTCGTTGGCACGCGCTTCGACGCGGGTTTCGCCGCCAGGCTACGGAAGGTCTTCGCCGGTCCCCTTGGCTGCTCGCATCTGCTGACTCTCGGACAGCTGATGAGCGGGGTCCTTCCTTCGAGCCTTGATCGCGAGAGAACGGTCGCACCAAAAGGTCTTTCAGAACGGGAAGATGGAGAACTTCTCTTCAAGCGGGTTCTCACGCTGGATGGCCTGCTCTCGGGCGATGAGAGCATGGATCTCGCCGCCCAACTGACGGACTACCACATGACCCCCAGCGGAAAGGTCGGCCAGCTCTTCGATCGGCTCGCCCGCCAACACGAAATCCACGTCCTCGCGCGAGTGGATCTCGCAGACAACACCGTGGGGGCGCTCGATGCAGCCGAACGCCTCCGGAGCTGGGCGGAGTTTGGCGACGAAAGCTGGAGTTCTTCCTCCGAACGCGTGGCGCCCCTGGTCGGAGGGCCGGCGCTACGTGGATTCTCCCGGCAGATCCTCCACCACCTCAGCGACGACCTGGAGCACGCCCCCCTGCGAGACGTGTTGCTGAACCTCGGGCCCTGCTTGATCCAATGCTTCGCGGCCACGTCGATCCGCTGGATGGCCCGACTGGCCCGGCAACGAAACGAGCCCGAGACCCGCGAGGAACCGGGCGACGGACCCGACATGACCATGATGGGCGGCTTCCCGGACTCCTGTTACCTGTGGCGCGCCGACGGTCCGATGTCGAAACGGCGCACCACCCCACCCGACACGGACTGAGGAAAGCCTGACAACTGGCGTCGACGCTGGCCCCCTTCCACCGATCCCCTCCCGGGCTTGGCTAAGCTCGCACTTCATCCCGAAACCAGGGACGGAATCACCGAACCGGCCGGGTTCGTGGGCGCACGCTGCAACCCGAAGGCGACCCGTCTCTCAGGCCCGAACGACCTGCAATAGGAGCCCGTCATGCCCATGCCCCTCGAAGGAATCCGCGTCCTCGACTGGACGATCTGGCAACAGGGCCCTGTCTGCTCGGCCATGCTGGGCGACCTGGGCGCCGACGTGATCAAGATCGAACAGCGGGGCAGCGGTGACCCGGGCCGCTACCTCGCGGCCGTCGGCGGCTCCACGGCAGAAGGACGCCCGAACTGGTATTTCGAGGCCAACAATCGCAACAAGAAGAGCATCACCCTCGACCTGAAGAAGCCCGAAGCCGTTCAGGTCATCTTCGATCTGATCCGTGAGTCGGATGTCTTCGTGCAGAACTTCCGCTTCGGCGTCGCCGATCGGCTGGGGATTGGCTACGAGGCGCTCAAGGAAATCAACCCGAAGCTCATCTACGCAAGTGCAACCGGCTATGGGCCCGAAGGACCGGACCGGGCGGATCCCTCCTTCGACCACCTGGGCCTCGCGCGTTCGGGCATCATGAATGCAGCCGGCGAGCCGGACATGCCGCCGCTCGGCATCGCCGGCGGCATC
It includes:
- a CDS encoding serine hydrolase, which encodes MKSRLVDPAPAAHLPVVPILMLASLLLLAPTAGAADSLVPLPSQPAQTAWPSDAWPESELAPSVDAEALAAAVETIFESQPAGGPPDARAVLIVQGGEIVFERYADGFGPDSRFHSWSMAKSFVQGLVALLVRDGRLEVDAPAPVPTWSEADDPRHRLTLRQLLNMTTGLDNADGGDDPQAFVGQLLFGPNAQDMAGHAANVPFLHDPGTHWAYSTGTSAILGGIVSRLTGPGREATRAWMEKELLDPLGIKSLVAESDSRGQLVGGSHVWATARDWARLGLLYLRDGEWDGQRILPAGWVDFTRTRAPVDNNGTYGAHFWLNLPAREKQFDPLPGAPSSAFQMSGNGGQYVALVPGRDLMVLRLGEMIATDWLRMGAQMAALVAAFPAQAAP
- a CDS encoding sigma-54-dependent Fis family transcriptional regulator, which codes for MGEKPFPGATPVVLLASRDPEAAKWLDDAVRGDLQIRQVAPCDLGSGNAWIDAPVAIAHLREADGPGALDALLALRELPLAERVILVSDLCDVAELARGLDKLQPVAWFQDPPPAPALKRALQLAVPAQPGAGARQGQRPTKALLGVSASLREVTEEIRRIAPTQTSVLILGETGTGKELAARAVHEQSLRASGPFVAINCGALTETLLESELFGSLKGSFTGADRDRTGLFEQADGGTLFLDEIGDTTPALQTKLLRVLEEREVRAIGGSESKPVDVRIVSATHRDLPAAIESGEFRQDLYYRLNTLTLALPPLRRRRVDIPFLAQHFAEAFGEENARQITLSEDFLDALATYEFPGNVRELRNAVERAIALTGPGEDVPASALQPAQGLTAPPGGTGSGSLREQVERLEVELIRRALGANEGNKTRAAEDLGLSRVGLGKKIKRYGL
- a CDS encoding DUF2889 domain-containing protein, with translation MSLSEPTVDAARLLARGQPVHTRTFVIEVFREDADTLRAEGEILDLRKCGFVPGAGDLQTAGFIHQMKITAWLGAGDRELHRLVVDQPKVAYEADAETTRGECCRDPAPRLQALVGTRFDAGFAARLRKVFAGPLGCSHLLTLGQLMSGVLPSSLDRERTVAPKGLSEREDGELLFKRVLTLDGLLSGDESMDLAAQLTDYHMTPSGKVGQLFDRLARQHEIHVLARVDLADNTVGALDAAERLRSWAEFGDESWSSSSERVAPLVGGPALRGFSRQILHHLSDDLEHAPLRDVLLNLGPCLIQCFAATSIRWMARLARQRNEPETREEPGDGPDMTMMGGFPDSCYLWRADGPMSKRRTTPPDTD